TAAACGGGAACGAAATCGCGCGCTCTGAATGGTATCTGCAGGGACGCTTGCCGTTGCACACGCTGCGCGCCGACATCGATTACGGCTTCGCCGAGGCGAGGACCACGTACGGCATTATCGGCGTGAAGTGCTGGGTTTACAAAGGCGAGATCCTGCCGGCGGCAAAGAAGCGCGAGCCACAGGCGGCGACGGCTTTCTAGGACAAGTTGCCTTCGGCCAGTTGCCAGTTCCCAGTTGGCGCAACTGACCCGAGCAAAGGGTAACAACCGCCTTGCAGCTAGGCGACTGATAACGGACAACTGGTGACTGGTAACTACTTATGTTGATGCCAAAGAAAGTTAAGTACCGCAAGCAGCAGCGCGGCCGTATGGCGGGCAAGGCATGGCGCGGCTCCGAGCTGTCTTTCGGCGATTTCGGACTCAAGGTGCTGGAGCCGGGCTGGGTCACGGATCGTCAGATCGAAGCGAGCCGTGTTGCGATGACGCGCTTTGTGAAGCGCGGCGGCAAAGTCTGGGTTCGCTTGTTCCCCGATAAACCGGTTACGAAGAAGCCGGCTGAAACCCGTATGGGCAAGGGCAAAGGTGCTCCAGACCACTGGGTTGCGGTCGTAAGGCCGGGCAAGATCCTGTTCGAGATGGAAGGCGTCTCGCCCTCTGATGCGCAGGAGGCAATGCGCCTGGCATCGCACAAACTGCCGCTG
The window above is part of the Clostridia bacterium genome. Proteins encoded here:
- the rplP gene encoding 50S ribosomal protein L16, with the protein product MLMPKKVKYRKQQRGRMAGKAWRGSELSFGDFGLKVLEPGWVTDRQIEASRVAMTRFVKRGGKVWVRLFPDKPVTKKPAETRMGKGKGAPDHWVAVVRPGKILFEMEGVSPSDAQEAMRLASHKLPLRTKFVMRESAH